TGGCATACTGCCTCCTTTTCTCGACTATGGGGGTTTGGTTGTTTCCGGTCCTGTGAGACCCGGGCTGGTCCTATCGTGGTATTCATTTCATTGCCGGACAACAAGCGACCGCGTCTCGGCCAGGCCTCCGTACATCAAACGCACAAGATACACTCCGTTCGTTAGTCCGCGCAGGTCAAGTGGGAAAGACCAAGTGGTCAGGTGACCAGGCGACCAGGTGAGCTGAACGGAACGGACGCAGCGGCCATCTGGGTCGTACACTCGAAGCTCGGCCCGATGCGTCTGACCGGCCAGACTTGCCCACGATACCCGAACCAAGGCGTGCGTCCGGGCCGGATTCGGCTCAATCTGCAGTCTGTTATCTGAAATCTGACATCTCGTATCCTCTGCCTGTCCCACCTGTGGCACGCCCAGATACAGGTCTATCAATCCGGCGTAGCCGCCGATCAGGAGGTCGGGCGTACCGTCGTTATTCCAGTCGCAGAACCCACACTTGGACTCACGGGACGGCGAGCCCGGGGGCATTATCTTGACGCCGTTCACGGTCATCAGTGTGTCAGCACGCACAAGTCTCGGAAAGGAGTCGGGCCCGGTGTTGAGATAGACGTGCACGTATCCGCCGATCTCGCCGTAGATGACGTCCTTGCGGCCGTCCTGGTCTATGTCAAACGCACTCACCTGACTGCGGCCGAATATTATCCAGCTACCACCCGAGGTCATTATGATTGAGTCCTGAAATGCCGGTGCAGTGTCCGTGCCGACGTTCAGGTACAGAAGACTCGTTGCGGTTTCCCGACCGATAATCAGGTCCTTGCGGCCGTCGGAATTCCAGTCCATTACCGCGGGCGTTGAGCTGGTTCCGACATCGAACGTATCACCATTCTGCTTGGCGATCCGATAGTAAGCGACCAGCCCGGTGTCAGTCTGAATGAACACATTCACGTATCCGCCCCGGTCGCCGCTGATGAGGTCACGCACACCGTCTGAGTTCCAGTCCACAACCTGTGGACTCGACCCCTGGCATCAACTGAAGGGTAGCCTGATGCGCTCGCCCGACGCTTCAAGATAGAAAAAGCCATCGAATACCGGAGCCGAATCAGGACCGACGTTCGGGTAGCAGCGCACAAATCCGGAGTCGAACTGGCCGACGATAAGGTCCTTCCTGCCATCCTGAGTCCAGTCAGCGACAAATGGTATGCTGTAGGTTCCAACGTCTATCGGCACGCCGCCTGAGAGGACCGGGTACGGACCCTGAAAGCGCGGAACCGCCAGGAACAGGCAGAACGCAGATAGGAGCATCATGAGTCACCTCACGATCAGCTTGTTAGAGTACGGACCTGAGGCCAGGCGAACAAGGTACACGCCCGCTGCGATGCCGCGCAGGTCCAGAGTAAGCGACCCAGTGGTCAAACGGCCGAATGACCGAGTGAGGACGCAATTGCCAGCAGCATCGTACAGTCTGAGTTCTGAGCAGCCCGCGGTCGGCGGTAGACGGATGGCAACTTGGCCACACGCCGGATTCGGCTCGATCTGCAATCTGCCATCTAGAATCTGGTATCTGGAATTATCTGCGAGTCCAACCGGATGGTACTCATCTGCGCCGATGTCATACGGTACCGTACGCGGCTGGCCGTCAATATCGGTCGTCACGCCGGCCACCGTCATACCCGCGTCAATACAGGGCGAAGCAGGTTGCAGGTGCAGGTCGTTGACCCTGTCCACCACCAGCGGGTCTGCCTCCATACTATTCATGTCCAGCCGGTTCCCGGAACGGCTGCGCCAGTTCAACAAGCCCATCGCGCCTACGTTGCTCAGATAGAACAGACGGGAGTCACCAGAATGCCGGTACCAGCAGTTGAAGTCAGAGTATGCGGGTTGGGACCCGGTATAGAGACAGTACGAGGATGCGACAACGACGTTGTTGTAGAAAGTATTGGAGCTCTGATTCTGGTACAATCCCATTGCGTTCGCAGCCGTCGAATCGGTGATGACCGTATTGTTACACACCATGTTGCCGGATGCAGAATTGAAGTAGATGCCGCTCATTCTCACACCGGACACGAAGTTGTTCACAACCCAGCAGTTGGAGCTGCTGTACAGATAGACCCCGTTGTTACCGGTCAGCCTGAGTTTGCACCCGACGACCGAGTCATAAGACCCGTTGAACCACGGCCCGCTCGGCGTATCGAACTCACAGTCTGAAATGCGCCAGCCGTTCAAGCGGTTAACCGCATAGACCGGCCAACCACCGGTTGAAGAATTCGTCAACCGGAGACCTTCAACCTTCACATTATGAGTTGCTCCGTAATTGAAATCAGCGAAAAATATGGCCGCGGCGCCTAGCCCGTCAATGGTGACCCGATGCCCTGCTTTGGCGCGGAACGTCAGGGTCTTTCCACTGGTGTTTATGCCGCGCAGGTCAAGCATACCCTCAGCATAGGTTCCTTCGGTTCCCTCGAATACAACCGCTCCGCTCATGCCCCGTGCAAGCAGAGCTCCCACAGCCTGGCTGAAACTGGTAAAGTCACCGCCGCCAGCAAGGCTGACAACGTAAGTGCCCTGCATCGGCTGGCCG
This window of the candidate division WOR-3 bacterium genome carries:
- a CDS encoding NosD domain-containing protein is translated as MNARMWLLLLAGLAVGVGQPMQGTYVVSLAGGGDFTSFSQAVGALLARGMSGAVVFEGTEGTYAEGMLDLRGINTSGKTLTFRAKAGHRVTIDGLGAAAIFFADFNYGATHNVKVEGLRLTNSSTGGWPVYAVNRLNGWRISDCEFDTPSGPWFNGSYDSVVGCKLRLTGNNGVYLYSSSNCWVVNNFVSGVRMSGIYFNSASGNMVCNNTVITDSTAANAMGLYQNQSSNTFYNNVVVASSYCLYTGSQPAYSDFNCWYRHSGDSRLFYLSNVGAMGLLNWRSRSGNRLDMNSMEADPLVVDRVNDLHLQPASPCIDAGMTVAGVTTDIDGQPRTVPYDIGADEYHPVGLADNSRYQILDGRLQIEPNPACGQVAIRLPPTAGCSELRLYDAAGNCVLTRSFGRLTTGSLTLDLRGIAAGVYLVRLASGPYSNKLIVR
- a CDS encoding T9SS type A sorting domain-containing protein, with amino-acid sequence MDWNSDGVRDLISGDRGGYVNVFIQTDTGLVAYYRIAKQNGDTFDVGTSSTPAVMDWNSDGRKDLIIGRETATSLLYLNVGTDTAPAFQDSIIMTSGGSWIIFGRSQVSAFDIDQDGRKDVIYGEIGGYVHVYLNTGPDSFPRLVRADTLMTVNGVKIMPPGSPSRESKCGFCDWNNDGTPDLLIGGYAGLIDLYLGVPQVGQAEDTRCQISDNRLQIEPNPARTHALVRVSWASLAGQTHRAELRVYDPDGRCVRSVQLTWSPGHLTTWSFPLDLRGLTNGVYLVRLMYGGLAETRSLVVRQ